In Chitinophaga oryzae, the sequence GTCCAGCGTAATGATACTGCCATCGGCCAGTTGCAGGGTGGCCCTGTTACCGCCGGGGAGTGCTTCTCCCTGATAACGTGCAGCGATCGGCAGACTATCCGGCGGCCGGGGCGCGTAATGTTTCCACAACATGCCGATACCTGTCAGTAGTACTACCACAGCCGCTGCAATGCGCCACCACGACATCTTCCGGACAACGGTTTCTTTTTGTGGAGCAATGGTGCCGATCCGGTCCCACACCTCCTGCAGCGCAGCCTTTTCATCCACCTGCTCCATGGACAGCAACGCTTTTTCGAGTGCAGGCCACTCCTGTATGCTTTCATAAAACTGCCGGGCCGCGGGTGACTGCGCTGCCAGCCAACGCTCCAGCTCCCCGGCTTCCGCCGCGGTAATACGCTGTTGCAAACGGCGGTGCAACAGTTCCGCTATCCGCTCCATGGTGTCCAGCTGCCGCTGGTCCTTCTCTGATAATGATATCGACAAGTTGTACTGCTTTTATACCTGAAATTTTACCGGCGCGCAAAATACTATGGCCTTCACACATTTTCAGCCCGTTCACATGACGATAACAATTTTACTGCGCCTCCTGCCGGTATTTCCAATAAAACACGGTAGCGGCAGTTTTGAACTAGTCCGTCTGAAAAAAATTTTCCGCAGGGCACATGGCTTGCAGGTATCCGCTTATTTGCTTAGTTTAGCCCGTCCTGGACGGTCTATCAACCAATACCATTTATTGTCATGGAGAGTCAAGATAATCTGGAAGCCATCATCCCTGCGTTTCAACAAGGGAACCCACAAGCTTTCGACGCTTTTTTTAAGGCACACTACAAACCACTGGTATTTTTCGCCGGGCAACTGCTGGCCGACGCCACTGAGGCGGAAGACATCGTGAAAGACAGCTATGTCAAGTTATGGCATAAACATGCCGACTTTGACCATCCCAAAAGCATCCGGGGCTTTCTGTATACCTCCACCCGCAACGCCTGTCTTAATCAGTTACGCCATCGCAAGGTAAAAGACCACTACTCCCGCGAAATGAGTTACCTGGAAGAACAGCAGGAAGATAGTTATGTCCTGCAGCGCATGATCCACGCCGAACTGCTGCAGTCCATTCACCGGGAAATAGCGCTGTTGCCCGCTAAGCGGCAGCAGGTGTTCCGGATGATATACTTCGAGGGACTGGGGCTGGAAGAAATCGCGGAACAAATGGGGATATCGGTTTTCACGGTGAAGGAACATAAAGCCAAAGCGCTGGCACAGCTACGGCTGCGGTTCACAGATGAACAGCTCATGATTTTTTTCCTGCTTGCCGGCTGTTCTCTTCTGAAAGCATGATCAGAAAGAAAGCCCCGTGGATAAACATCCACAGGGCACATCATCAACTATTGATTTTTGCTTATGAGAAAAAGCGTCAAATATTCTTAGCCATCAGTGTAATCTTTTCATCCAACGATACCAGGTGTGCTTTGGTCAGCGCATCGGCCGCACGTGGTATGGCCCGGCTGATCATAGCGGCCACCGCCCGGATGTCTGCACTGGCAATGGAAGAAGCTTCGGATTCGCTCACCGTTACTTTGCTTTCCCGGGTGATCTTGTACAAAGCGCCGAGGTAAGCTTTTTGCATATTGCGATGGTAAGCATCGATCTTCACGCTGTTATTGTTAAGATCGGCCCAAATACCCTGGTGCAGCATGCCCATATAGGTTTCGATGCCTAACGTCTTATCTGCGCCATAACGGCGTTCCAGCATCATGACATAATTGATCCGCTTCACGTCCAGCAGGCTGTTGACCGCGTTGACCTGCATCAGGTCCACCGGCGTTTGTTCGGCGGGGTTATCAACACGGTCTGTTACAGCCGGGTCCAGCAACCAGAGCGGTGTGTTGAACACCTCGTCGTTGAAGAACCTTATTGCCGCCAGCTGCCTGGCTTTCGGCACCGGAACGTAAGACGGACGGTCGTCTCCGTCGGGATATACCGTATACTGCACCGCTGCAATGTTTTTGACCACGTGTACCACGTAACGGTGGAACTGCTGCATCACATTGTCATACATCGTTTTCAAGGCCGTCCGTTGCCCGTTCTCTTCCCGGGTCCATTTCCGCAGATTAGCCATTACCCGCTTCAGGTTTTTGATTCCGTAAGTACCTGCTTTGGCGGCATCGTCTCCCAGGTCTTCCGTCTGGCAACGCGGGTCCGTCTGACGGGTCTCCCCATCACCAAACCAAAGACGGTTATTGGCTTCCAGCCGTTTCGTCACCAGTTGCCCCATGATCCGGCTGTCTTCAGCTGCCGTGGGCGCTCCTACGATCCTGTAACCAAATTCAATGGCCCATTTATCGTATTCTCCGATACGCGGGAACAACAGTTCCTGCGGTATCCTGTCTTCCGGCTGGGCGACATAGTTAAACCGCGCATAGTCCATAATGCTCGCAGTGTGGCCGTGTTTACGCAGGTAGGCAATGCTGCGCAGACTGTCCACCGGCGTCTGGCTACTGCTGCCGAAGTTGTGGCGTAAGCCAAGGGTATGGCCTACTTCATGGCTGGACACAAAGCGGATCAGCTGGCCCATCAGTTTTTCATCGAATGTAGGCAGCTGTGCCTGCGGATCGTTAGGACCGGCCTGCACCATGTACCAGTTGTGCAACAGGTCCATTACATTGTGATACCAGCCAATATGGGTCTGGATGATCTCTCCGCTGCGGGGGTCGTGGGTATTGGGACCATAGGCATTGGATATCTCAGAAGCGAAATAATTGATAAAGGAATACCGCACATCTTCCGGATGCATGGTCGTATCGTTTTCCGGCCATTCTTTGGCTACAATAGCGTTTTTGAAACCGGCCTGCTCAAAGGCCACCTGCCAGTCGTTTACGCCGGCAATGAGGTAAGGGCGCCACTGTTTGGGCGTAGCCGGATCTATGTACAATACAATCGGCTTCACCGGTTCCACCAGTTCTCCCCGTTTGTATTTCTCCATATCTTCCGGCCTGGGCTCCAGCCGCCAGCGATGAATAAAATTCCGTTTCGTCACTTTCTGCTGGTTGTCTCCGTACTCCATAAAATAGTCAGCGAAATATCCCACCCTTTGGTCTGAAAATCTTCGCTGCATTGGCTTTTCAGGCAATACCACAAAAGAGGTATTGGTTTCCAGGGTGGCCGGACGGGCAGGCGCCGGCGTCAGTCCGCCTACCGGTTTGGTCATCCCGTTCTTGGAGATCCCTATTTCAATATTCTCCGGGAAAGCCATGATAGACTGCACTTCCAGGTCTTTCATCGTTTTTACGTCCAGCGCTTTTTTCAGCCCTTCATGACCATCGCCGGAGTTAACGAAAACGGCAGGGTCCCGCAGGAATTTGCTGACATCGATCACATAGCTGGCTGAATCTTTTCCATAGGCCTTAATGGGAAAAGACGCCAGCACCGGGTTCAGATTGGATTTAACGACTGCGCGGTAGATGGTATTGGAGGAATCAGCGTCGCTGATCACCAGGTTCAAACGGACCCTGATCGTCTCATTGGGTCCTTTTTCAAAGATCACGGTGTGATTGTCCAGTTCTTCACCGGCATAGGCGCCGGTGCCTCCCGGCGCTTTACGGATGCGGTTCACCACCAGGATGTCGCGGCCCAGCAGCGGCTGACCTATTTCAAAAAAGATGCTGTCCATTTCCCGGGTGGCATGCACGGTAAAAAGTCCTTTTTGTGTTTGTAATCCGGGAGTGATGACAGAAGCATAGGGCTTCACGCCGTTTTTATTGGCTGCCGCTACAGGCTTTGCGGCCGGCGCCGCCGCAGGGGCCGCCGTTTTTTTCTTCTTTTTGTCTCCACCTTTAAACACCGCACAGGAAGCCATCGCAGCTAAAAATGGAATATAGAAATAACGTTTCATTTGTGAATATGAATGGTTTTAGTAGGTAATTAATTTTTATACAGATGAGATGACAGCCGTTCTATCCTCTCCCGGAGATCTGCCAGATGAGCGGCCACCACGGCACTGCCGGCATGAGGCAGCGCTTTGCGCACCATCTCCGTAACCGTTTTTATTTCAGCGGCGGCAACGGTCACGGCATCCGATTGGTTCACTTCTCTTTCTTTATGCATCAGCAAGCTGAAGAGTGCGCCCACATAAGCTTTCTGCATATTGCGATGATACCCGTCGATATTCACGCTGTTGCTGTCAAGTCCCTGCCAGATGCTACCCCGCACCATCGCCAGCAGCTCCTGCGCCGTCAGCGTTTTATCTGCGCCAAAACGTTTGGTCAGGCTTAACAGCCTGTTGAGCTTCATCGCAGACAACATTGAATTGACTGCCTTGGCCTGCATATCTTCAATATAATCTGACGTATAAGGCAGCTGGCATTTGTTTAACACGGCCGTATCCAGCAGCCAGTCAGGCGTAGTAAACAGCTCCCTGTTGGCATAGGCCACTGCTGCTATTTGTCTTTCTTTTTCCACTGGAACAAAAGAGGGTTGGTCATCATCATCAGAACGCGAAGTATACCATACGCCACCGATGTTGTTACCTACATGATTGAGATAGCTGTAGTACTGGCCCAGCACCAGGTCATACATGCGGGAAAGATTTTCGCGGAATCCGCCTTCTTCGGCCGCCCATTGAGGCAGGTGAGCCATGACGCGTTTCAGGTTAAGCACTCCCAGCGTACTGGCTTTGACGTTATCATCGCCCAGGTCTTCCGTCTGGCAGCGGGGATCGCCGCTCTCCGACTCCCCGTCACCGAACCACAGGCGTGGATTGGCCGCCAGGCTGTCTTTTACCAGCCGCGCCATGATGCGCGCATCTGCTTCCGGCGTTGGCGCGCCAGTGAGTTTG encodes:
- a CDS encoding RNA polymerase sigma-70 factor, which encodes MESQDNLEAIIPAFQQGNPQAFDAFFKAHYKPLVFFAGQLLADATEAEDIVKDSYVKLWHKHADFDHPKSIRGFLYTSTRNACLNQLRHRKVKDHYSREMSYLEEQQEDSYVLQRMIHAELLQSIHREIALLPAKRQQVFRMIYFEGLGLEEIAEQMGISVFTVKEHKAKALAQLRLRFTDEQLMIFFLLAGCSLLKA
- a CDS encoding zinc-dependent metalloprotease; the encoded protein is MKRYFYIPFLAAMASCAVFKGGDKKKKKTAAPAAAPAAKPVAAANKNGVKPYASVITPGLQTQKGLFTVHATREMDSIFFEIGQPLLGRDILVVNRIRKAPGGTGAYAGEELDNHTVIFEKGPNETIRVRLNLVISDADSSNTIYRAVVKSNLNPVLASFPIKAYGKDSASYVIDVSKFLRDPAVFVNSGDGHEGLKKALDVKTMKDLEVQSIMAFPENIEIGISKNGMTKPVGGLTPAPARPATLETNTSFVVLPEKPMQRRFSDQRVGYFADYFMEYGDNQQKVTKRNFIHRWRLEPRPEDMEKYKRGELVEPVKPIVLYIDPATPKQWRPYLIAGVNDWQVAFEQAGFKNAIVAKEWPENDTTMHPEDVRYSFINYFASEISNAYGPNTHDPRSGEIIQTHIGWYHNVMDLLHNWYMVQAGPNDPQAQLPTFDEKLMGQLIRFVSSHEVGHTLGLRHNFGSSSQTPVDSLRSIAYLRKHGHTASIMDYARFNYVAQPEDRIPQELLFPRIGEYDKWAIEFGYRIVGAPTAAEDSRIMGQLVTKRLEANNRLWFGDGETRQTDPRCQTEDLGDDAAKAGTYGIKNLKRVMANLRKWTREENGQRTALKTMYDNVMQQFHRYVVHVVKNIAAVQYTVYPDGDDRPSYVPVPKARQLAAIRFFNDEVFNTPLWLLDPAVTDRVDNPAEQTPVDLMQVNAVNSLLDVKRINYVMMLERRYGADKTLGIETYMGMLHQGIWADLNNNSVKIDAYHRNMQKAYLGALYKITRESKVTVSESEASSIASADIRAVAAMISRAIPRAADALTKAHLVSLDEKITLMAKNI